The window TGATTTCCGGGTCGAGCACCAGAGCGCGCGCCGGACGGCGCGAGGGTGGCGAGCCTCATCGCCAGCCGCGAAACAAGTTGTCGTGGTTACTTTCCACGTTACAGCGGGGCGGAACGGCAGGCTAGTCACCGAAAGCCAAGGCGCCCGGCTGCGGAACCGCTTGCTCCGCTGGATTTAGTCGTGCGCCGGCATCGGCGTGAAGAAAATTTCCCTGATCTCACGCAGCGCGTAGAGCACGAGCACGTAGCCGGCGAGCGGGTCAGCCCACCACCAGCCGATGACGCTGTTGAGTAGCAGGCCGAGCAGCACAGCGGCGGCCAGCAGGCCGTCGATCAGGGTTACCCGGCCTTCTGCAGCGAGCACCGGGTTACCCAGCACGGCGCCGGTTCGCGTCTTGCCGAACGCAAACGCGAACATCGCCACTGCAGTGATCGCGGTCCACCCAATGCCCAGAGACGAGTGATCGGGGTGAAAGCCAGTGACTAGCACCATCGTTGACTGCACCAGCAGATACGCCGCCAGCGCTCCGAAGCCGGCGCCGATGAGCCGCAACGCGAACCGTTGACGGGCTTCTCCCGTTCCGGAGAGCTCCCAGATCACCACCAGGGAGGCGCCGATCTCTATCAACGAGTCCAAGCCAAAACCGGCGAGGGCCACCGATTTCGCCTCGATAGCCGCCACCGCGAGGACCACAACACCGACCACGTTCCAGGCCAGGGTGGCGTATTCAAGGGCAAATCCACGCCACAGCAAGGACCGGCGCGCGGCCTCGTCGGGGTGAGTCATCAGAGCCAGTCTCACATGGAGGCATTGGTTTGACGGAAACTTCGCCGGTTACGAACAGAATAAGATCGCCAGGCTGGGCGCCGAAGCCGGGCGTCCCTATCGGATGACACACTGCCGGCTCACCCGGGATTAACACAGCGATAGGTTGGTCTCAGTAAGGGACACCAATCTTTCGCCACTTCCGCCCGCCGGTGCCCGGCTCTTGGGGCTGCTTCGCGACGCGGCTGCGGATGACAATATAGGGCCGCCACAAGTACCACAGCGGATAGCTTCACGCATGGACCAGGCGGCTGAACGGCCACACCAAAAAGATCGCCCACGACGCGACGGCGTGCAGCTGGTAGAGCCACGGGGCGCTGGTGATCGCCTTGACGTTGGGGTGCAAGGCGAACAGGCTGCGGAACCAGACGCCGACGGTGTTGCGGTACTCGTAGTGCGAGGTGTCCTCGATGCCGAGGGTCAGGAAGATGCCCAGCAGCACGATGATGCCGAGCAGGATCAGCGCCAGGTAGTCGACGGCACTGGTGGTGGCGCGCACGCGGGGGATGGCGGTGCGGCGGAACGTCAGGATGCCGGCGCCGATGAGGATGCCGACGGCGGCGGTCGACCCGGCGACGGCGGAGAAATCCTGGTACCAGGTCTCGGGGATGCCGAGCCAGTCGGTGAACTCCTTGGGCACCAGGATGCCCAGGACGTGTCCGGCGATCGCGGCGAACGTGGCGTAGTGGAATAGCGGCGAGCCCCATTTGAGTAGCCGGCGCTCCTGCAGCTGGGTCGAGCGGCTGGTCCAGCCGAACTGGTCGTAGCGCCAGCGCCAGATGTGGCCGACGACGAAGACGACGAGCGCGATGTAGGGCAGGATCACCCACCACCAGATGTTCCAGGTGGTCGTCGTTTCCATTGCTATCGTCTCGGTTTCACCTGTAGCGGGTCCCGATCACGACTCACACTTAATGCGGAACCCATACAGTGGCACCCCGTCACCGTCAACGAATACACCGCTGGCGGCGACCACCTCCGCGCCCACCCTTGAACAGCGCCGCGTTTCCACTGTCAGATTGTCGACGGATGCAGTCCCGACGGCAGCGGCACGCGCGCTCTCGTAACTTTCGTGGACCGAGGTGGAATCGGAGTGACCCGTGCAAGTATCCGCGAAAGTGGTGACGGTCAGCAGGTAAATCATGATTCCCAATCCTCTTGCCTAACAAAGCTCAATGGGAGCGCACTGGTTGGGCAGCCGTCTGTGCTGACATGCCGAAGACCCGCCGGAAGGAGTCTTCGCCATAGCTGGTGGGTTCGGGTTCGGCAGGCGTCAGTCGGAAGGTGCGCGCACCGTTGGGACGCCGCTCGGCCCGCAGGAACAAGTCGGCGGGATTGTGGCGCACATAGAGGCTGTGGGCGAGGTCGTAAAGGTGAGTGACGTAAACGACTTTGACGCCGCGCTCGGTCATCGCGTGAATGACGCCCCGGGCGATCTGCGACCCTTCGCGTTCATTGGTCGAGGCGAACGATTCGTTGCACAGGAGCAACGATGTCGAGCCGAGGTGGTCGGCGATCGCGCTCATCCGGGCAAGTTCTTCGTCGAGTTTGCCGTGTGTGAGGCCGGCGTCTTCTTCCCGCTTGAAATGGGTGAAGACGCCGTTCCGCACGTTGGCCGTCAACGATTGCGCCGTAACGAACATGCCGGCTTGCATCATCACTTGCGCCGCGCCCAGGCTGCGCAGAAATGTCGACTTACCGCCCTCATTGGCACCCGTGATCACAATCAGCGACTTGCCGTCGGCGTCGATGTCGTTGCCGATCACCTTCTTTGCGCTGGCCAGACAAAGACCCACGTCCCGCAGGTCACGGCATTCGAACTGTGGTGACTCGATCGGGGTCGGGACGGGAAAGCACGTCGGGACGCCGAATTCGTTGAGCCACGTGTGCAAATTCAGGCAGCCGAGGTAAAACGCGAGTTCGGTGCGCAGCCGCCCAAAGAAGCCCTGCACATGGTCGGCGGACTGTGCGACGGCGTTGGCGACATCGTTCATGGCACGCCCAGCCAATTCAGTGAGGGCTTGTGCCCCTGCCTCGTCACGGTCTGCGATGACAAATCCATAGCTGTCGTTGAGGTTTCCGGTCAGCTTTTCCCACCAGCTTCGCTTGGGCGGCTGGTGCAGGATGTGCCGTTCGCCCTTGTTACCCAGCCCGAGCTGAGCGCTCAGCAGGACACCACGCGGTAGCTGCAGTTCGCTTAGGTGCTCGTCGAGCTGGCTCCGGTAGTCGTCGGACAGTTGCTCGCCGACCATCGCCAGCAACTGGCGAAATCCAGCAGAACGAAACTGATCGCCGTGCTGATCACAGAGGCTGCGCAGTTGTTTGAGATTCTCGGTGAGAAACTCGAGGACGCGAACCGAGCGACGCAAGATCGCCTCCGGATGCCGGGCCATCAGCCCGCCGAGAAAGACCTTGCGCCGTACTTCGACTCCGTCGACAGCGACGTCGTACATCTGTTGGACCACAGCGCGATTCGCCAGGCAATCAGCCAGCACCTGTTGGCGGTAAACGATCACATCGGGATCGGTGACGTTGACCGGCACCACTTTCTTGGCCGTCTCCAGCAGAAATGGATCACCGGCCGCCATGGCGTCGTAGAGTCGCGAAAGTTCGAGGTCATCGTCGATGAGATCCTGCAGCTGCCACGGGAGCTGTGGCTCGAAGGTGATGTGGCGATCGGGATGGAGCAAGCGAACTTTCATCGGCTGATCCTTCGCTGCAGGACGTCGTGATTGAGTCCGTACTTGTCGGCTAACGCCGCGGCATACGCAAGGCCGTCGGCCCGCCGGCGGGTGAATTTGAATGTTCGTCGTGTCGGGTCGTCTTCCGCTACTCCGCCAACCATGCTTACGCATGCCGGGGCGAGACTGGCCAATTCGTCGAGGAAGGTGACGTAGACGGCGACGCAACCCAGTCGGATGATGCGCTCGAGCACTTCGGTGCCGATCAGCAGTGCGTCGTTGGCAGTGGTGGACGAGAAGCTTTCGTTCATGACGATGATGCTGGCGTCGGTAGCGCGGGACAGGATGTCATGAATCCGCACGAGCTCGTCGTCGAGCTTGCCGTGCAACGTCGCCAGGGTTTCTTGCCGTTCGAAGTGGGTGTAGATCCGGTCGGGAAGCATGAACCGTGCACGGCTGGCGGGGATCGGACAGCCTAGTGACGCAAGATATGCGCACTGCCCGATGGTTCGGGCGAATGTGGTTTTGCCGCCCTGGTTAGGGCCTGTGACGACGAATATCCGCTCGCCGTCCGATAGCCGAAAGTCGTTGCACACGACCGGCTTGCCGTCGTCGATCGACTTGATCGCCAGCGCCAGGTCGAAGGCATCCTCGACGTACACAGCACCGGCTTCCGAGGTGACATCGGGATAGCTGAAGGCAAGTCCGGCCTTAGTGAAGCGATCGATGAACGAGCGATAGGCCAGGTAGAAGCGAACCTCATGTTCGAAGCGGGCAAGAGTGCGTTCGACAAAGTGCTCGTTTCGGCGGCAAAAGTCGTCGAGCAGCTTGAAGGTATCCGGATACAACTTGGCCACGCAGTCGAGAATTTGCTCCTCGACGTGGTTCATATCGGCGAAGTCTTTAAGGGCTACGTGGTAGTCCTTGCGTGCTTCGGTGGCGAAACGTTCGAACACCGCGACAACCCCGCGACTGTAATCGGGTTGTCCGTCGAACCTGTCGACATGGACCCGCAAGCCTTGGATATGTACGGTGTAGCGCACCTTGTGCAACTCGGCCTGCACGGCTTCGGTGTCAGCCACCAATTTTTTGAAGGTGTCGCTGTCGACATAGCGCGCCAGGTAATCGGCGACATCCCGCAACCCGGGCGAAGCCACCTCGATGCGGGCGAGATCGTCGCGCAGCATTGCCATCGCGGCGCAGTAAGCCTCGACGGCGTAGATAAACCAGCCCTGCTGCTGCAGTGGATGCCACAGTTTCTTGGCCTGCTGCAGCCGGTTTCGCATCGTCCGCATGCCGTCGACGAAATTGTCGATTGGTCGGCGTATGTGGTCGTGATCGAGGTCGCGGAAGACCTGCTGCCGATACTCGACGGTCGCCACGCCGTGCAATGGCGCGTAGAAGAACTGGTCGAGATGCTCCTCGGCGTGCCCGATTGTCGCCGCGCCGATGACTTGATCCAGGAGTAGGTCGGGAAAGCACTCCGGTGGGTTGTCCGCACCAGTCCGCGCGCCGGAACCCGGGAAGAGGATGCTGGTAAAACCCACTTGCCTCACCTGCTTCCAACCCGCGGTTCGTTCACGTGGTAGAAGCCATCAGCCGGTGCGGCGGTCAAGGCGAGCTTCATCGCCTTGCTCTATGGTACGCCGCAACCGACCTGGCTTGCCAATACCGCTGGCGCGTTAGGCCCAGCTGGAGCCGACGGCGGAGTCGGTGGACGCCATGTTGGAGCCGGCGGTTTGGACTTTTTGGCCGTGGGCATTGGCCTGTTCGTAGATGACCTGGAAGTTGCGGCCCAACTGGGTGATGAACTCCTGGCAGGCCGTGGAGCCGGCGCCGCCCCAAAAGTCGCCGGCGGCAAGGACATCGCGGATGATGGCCTGGTGTTCGGCTTCCAACGAGGCGGCCTGGGCGCGGATCAGTGCGCCGTGGGCGTCGACGTCGCCGAATTGGTAGTTGATGGTCATGGTGGTTTCTCCTCGTTGTCTGGTCGGCGACCCGCCGCGCCCGGCTGCGCCGCGCTTGCGATCGCCTCTAGCTGGACAGGATCTGCTGGGACGTTTGTTCTTGGGCCTCGTAGTTGCCCGCGTCGCGGATCAGTCCGTCGCGCACACCGTGGAGCATGTTGACGATGTTGCGGAATGCGGTGTTCATTTGGCCCATGGTGTCGTAGGAGGTGGCCTGGGCGGTTCCGCTCCAGCCGGCTCCGGCGATGTTTTGGCTGGAGGCCCACATTTTGCGGGCTTCGTCTTCGACGGTTTGGGCGTGCACGTCAAAACGGCCCGCCATGTCCCGCATGGCGTGCGGGTCGGTCATAAACCGGGTAGGCATGAAATCTCCTTTTACTAGCGGTCATTGGAACTTGGTCGTTGCGAGATGGTGTGAACGGCTGCCCCCCTTTCTGTCATCCAGCCGCTGGCGAGCGTGGCACCACGCTGTTGGTGCGCAGTTTCGCGGCAACGTTGCTGACCCCCCGTCCGGCCAATGTGCCGAGTAGGGCTTCCCCGAACATGCCGGGTGACATCGTTGTCGAAACCGCCGGAGCGGCTGCGGTACTGGCGACCGGTAATGCGCTCGCAGAGCTAGTAGGCAGCGTGGCAGTCGCCGCCCAGGTTTGCGGAACCGAGAGCGTACCGACCAGACTGGCGCGGCCCATCCCCGCTGACACCATCGAGCCGCCCGCATTCACGGGGACAGCCGGCGCTGATGGCCCGGTCGATCCCGCCAAGAACGGTCCGATTCCCTGAGCTTCGTCACGCATTGCGTTGATGGCTATGGCACGGTTCGTTGTCGCGATAGATGCTCCCGAGAACGACGAACTCGAGACCGACGCTGTCGCGCTCGTGATGGAGGGGATCTGCAGCAGCAGGTCTGTCGGCGTCGGTAGGGCGGGTGGCGCGGGGGCCTGCGCCGGCGCGGCCAGTTGCTGCATCGCCATGGGTAGTTGAGCGAGCAACTGCGAGGTTGCAGTCTGCGACGGGCTGCTCGCGGCCTGCGCAGCCGCAGCCGTTTGCGCGGCCACCCCGGCCGGGTCGGTGGTGCGCGGCGGGTCCGCGAACGGTGCCAGCTTCGACGCGGTCGCCGACGAAGCGGCATACCCGTACATCGCGCCGGCATCCTGAGCCCACATCCGGTCGTACTCCGCTTCGGTGGCAGCGATCGCCGGACTGTTCTGGCCGAAGAAATTACCGGAGATCAGCGACATCAGTTGGGTGCGGTTGGCCGCTATCAGCGGCGGCGGCACCGTCATCGCGAACGCCGACTGGTATGCACTTGCTGCATTCTGCGCTTGCAGGGATGTCTGCTCGGCCTGAGCGGCAGTGCTGCGCATCCATGTCACGTAGGGAGCGATCGCACTGGCCATCATCGTCGAAGACGGGCCCTGCCATCCCGAAGTGGTAAGGCCGCTGATCACCGAACCGTAGGCGGCGGCTGATGAGTTGAGTTCATGAGCGAGCTGGCTCCATGCGGCGGCGGCGGCCAGCATCAAGCCTGAGCCGGGACCGGAATATATTCTGGCGGAATTGATTTCCGGGGGAAGTGCTCCGAAGTCCATGTCTGAAGACCCTTTCTCAATTGGCGGTCTGAAGTTGGTTAGCCGGCGGCCGGTGAGCGCACAATGACGGGTTTGCTCTTTTCGCGAGGACCGTCGAATCCGTGAGGAGAGAGCATGCCCAACATCGATTGGCTGAACGTACTCCCCGGGACAGGCGGCATACCGGTGGTTGCAGCCGGCGCGGCAGTGATGCCGGATTCGGGCAATGTCAGTGCGACAGTTCGGATCTCCGGTGCTGCCGTCGCCCAGGTAGGCGGTGCCGACAAAGACCCGACCATGGTGGCGCGGCCCATACCCGCCGACACTGCGGGCACCGCTGCCCCACCCAACCGGACTGGGCTGCTCGAGACGAGGCGGGCAGCTGCAGACTTTTCCGCGTCCTGAGCTTCTTGGAATGCAAGGCGCGCGTTGAGGATGGAAATACCGCGCGCCGAGGTAGCGGCGTTGGTGAACGAGAGCGCGGTGTTGATGACATTCGGGATGCGCTCCGCCGTGCCCACTAAGAACAGCGGGGAAATGCCCGTCGGCGGGGCGGGCGCTTGCAGCGGGGCGGGCGCTTGCAGCGGGGCGGGCGCTTGCAGTGGGGCGGCCATCGTGGACAGCAGCTGTGGCACTGTCGTCGACTGGGTCCCGGCAGCATTGCCCACTGCGTGAGCTACCGCGCCCGATTGTGCGGCCAGCCCGGCCGGATCGGTGGTGGGCTGTGGCGGTGTGAATGGAGGCAATTGACTTGCAGCAGCTGATGATCCGGCATATCCGTACATGGCGGCCGCGTCTTGAAGCCACATCTCGGCGTAGTGCGCCTCGGTTGCCGCAATCGCCGGCGCGTTCTGCCCGAAGAAATTCGTTGCGACCAAAGTCATCAACAGACTGCGGTTGGCGGCAATCACCGGCGGCGGAACCGTCATCGCGAACGCGAGTTCATAGGCCGCCGCCGCCGCCATAGCCTGGGCACCGGTCTGCTCGGCTTGCGCAGCGGCGTTGTGCAACCACGCCACATACGGCGCGGCAGCCGCGGCCATCGCCAATGACGCCGGTCCAGACCACCCCGTGCCGGTCAACTCGGACACAACGGATCCGTATGCCGCCGCGCTCGCCGATAGCTGGGCAGCAAGCGCGTGCCAGGCCGCCGCAGCTGCCATCATCGGACCCGATCCGGGACCGGAATACATTCTGGCCGAGTTGATCTCCGGCGGTAGAACTCCGAAATCCAGCACATACCCTCCGTCTCAGCCGGTCGCAATGGCGTTGGCGGCCTCGGTGGCGGCGTACGAGCCGGCACTGGTTCCGAGGGTGCTGACGAACATCTCGTGAATGGCGGCGGCCTGGGCGCTGACCGCTTGATAGAGGTGCCCCTGGGCGGCGAACTGCGCCGCCGTCAACGCCGACACCTCGTCGGCGGCCGCAGGTACCACTCCGGTCGTGGGAGCGGCCGCGGCACCGTTTTCGGCGCTCATTGCTGAACCGATCCCGGCCAAGCTGCCTGCTGCTGCCGTCAGAGCTTCCGGCTGCGCTGTTACGAATGACATGGATTTCCCTTTCTCTACGACATCTCTCTACGAGCGCGATAAACGCTGGATAATTCTGAAGTTAGGCGACCTCCCCTTCGGTTGATGATTCCGATCGTCTTCGCTTCGTTAGTCAACGAGAATGCCGTCGCAGCAGCGGCGTTCGGCGCATTCGGGAGTGCTTCGGCGCGCGTCGGTTAATCGACAGCCGGAATACGTTGCGCTCCTGGCCTGCACACGCGTCGGTATCGGAAATTGCGTGGGGGAGCGAGAATACGCTGTGATTCGGGTTCGCCGCCATCGGCACCTGCCTTCACCCTGACTCAGTCACGGGTAGAAGCCATCAGCCGGTGCGGCGGTTAAGGCGAGCTTCATCGCCTGGAGCCGAGGTTACACTTCGGCCGGCGCGGCTGGCAATCAGTTTGTCGGGATCGATTTGTAGCGGATAATTGGAGACGGCGGTGGGGCTCGCCGCAACCGCGATGTCGCCGACAGTCCCTAGACATCTACCGGGAATGAATAAGGCGCATGTCTAATAGAGCACCGCAGGAGCCATCATGAGTTCGCCGCTGCGACCCATTCCGGACCCGGCGCAATTCGACATCATGTTTTCGCTGCCACCCGGGGGCACCGACAACGGGGCGTGGGCCAGCGCATGGGCCGAGCTCGCCGATCTGCAGCCCGGTGATGTCGAGCCAGTGCTCGCACTGCTCGCGGAGGCGGACATCGGCGGGTATGTCGCGACGCCCGGTGGCCGCGGGTCGCGCACCGCGAAGCGGATGATCAACCGGCTATGGGTCGACTCGGTTCAATACCACCACGCCGAAGACGTGCTGATGGCTTACTTCCGGGCCCACTAATCAGGCGTGCAATCGTAGGCGTCGACGCGCCAGCGGCCGCCGACGAGGCTGAGCTGATTCCAGCATGCGGTTCGTTGCGGGACATGGTCCAAGGTTGGGTCCAGTTGTGACAGCAGCGCGCGGTTGAACGCGTCATGAGACACCATCACAACGGGTCCCGGTCCGTGTTCGGCCACCAGCTCGAAAAACGCCCGTCGCGCGCGATCGGCCAATGCAGTCAGCGGCTCGACACCGGGCGCGGAATCGACGCTGCCGTATTGGCATTCGACGGCGTCGCGACGAAGCCCGGTCATCGGCCCGTAGTCGCGGTCGTTGAGCCGTGCGTCGATGGTGACCGGGACACCCGCAGCGCGGCCGATCGCCTCGGCGGTCGCCACCGCTCGCTGCAACGGACTGGAGACCACCACGGTCGGGCGTTTGCCGGCGAGAACCTCGGCGAGTCGTGCTACTTCGGCGATGCCCACTTCGTCCAACGGTGGGTCGCTCAACCCACGCAGTCGCCCCTCGGCGTTAAGCGCAGTACGGCCATGTCGGGCGAGGTAGACCCGCGTCGCGCCCGTCGTCACGTCGGACCGCCGTATTCGGGAACCACCACGACAGGGCGGCGGCTGTGCCGCAACACATTTCGCGCGACAGAGCCGGTCACCACATGCCCCAGGGCGGCCTCGGGGCCGTGTTGCGGCCGGCCCACCACGAGCATCGACGCCGAATGCTCGTCGGCGACCTGCACAAGCACTTCGGCCGGGTCGCCGCGAATCTGGTGGTATGTCCACTGCAAGTCCGCCGCGCCGAGAGCATCCGCCACCCGCTGACGCTCTGCGTCGAAGTCTGCACCTCGTCCGTTGACGACGTGGACGACATGCAACGGCACATTCAACGCACCTGCTAGTTCGCCGGCAAATACCAGGGCGGCCCGGCCGGCCGGGTGACGGTCGTATCCGACGACCAAAGCCACGGTGATCTCCTCACTGCACCTGTGCAGGAACCATTAGCCTGTTCGGCGGTTCGGGCGCTCCGGCACCCCGGCGGAGATCCATCGCCACCATCCACCTTAGGCCATCGACCAACGTGCGTGTTCTGCTTGACCAAGCCGAATTTGCGTTGGTTAACTAGTGGCGGCGATGGTGCCCGCCGGGAAGTCGTCTTCCAAACCGTCACATGGCTGATGGCGCCTGCGAACGAATGGAGTCGCAGGTGATCTATGCACTTCCCTGTCCGGGCGCGCCGGCACCATGACGTCGGCCGAGGACTCACTAGTCGAATTACGTTGTGCGGTAGCCGTCGTCCGTGGCGACGCGGTGCTGTTGATAGAGCCTCCCGACCGCGGCGATTGGGTACTGCCCGGCGGACGCCCACACCCACACGAAGGCATGGTGTCGTGCGCGCGGCGAGAGACCCGTGAAGAGACCGGGCTTGACGTCTTCCCCAATAGGTGTGGCCTTGTGCTGGAAGTCAACGACCGCCTCAGGGACCGTCGCATCGTCGAGCTGGTGTTCGTCGCCGAGGAGTTCGACGCAGCCTCGCAGGTCGCCGGAGAGGCGGGCCGGCGGCCGGCGTGGGTGAGTTGGGACGAGTTGAAAACGATTACGCTGCACCCGCCCATCGCCGGATTCCTTCCGGACCTTCGTCGTGGTGGCTACGCCCGCTACCTCGGCAATATGTGGCGCCCGGAGCCCGGTGATTCATGACAGCACT is drawn from Mycobacterium branderi and contains these coding sequences:
- a CDS encoding MutS-related protein yields the protein MGFTSILFPGSGARTGADNPPECFPDLLLDQVIGAATIGHAEEHLDQFFYAPLHGVATVEYRQQVFRDLDHDHIRRPIDNFVDGMRTMRNRLQQAKKLWHPLQQQGWFIYAVEAYCAAMAMLRDDLARIEVASPGLRDVADYLARYVDSDTFKKLVADTEAVQAELHKVRYTVHIQGLRVHVDRFDGQPDYSRGVVAVFERFATEARKDYHVALKDFADMNHVEEQILDCVAKLYPDTFKLLDDFCRRNEHFVERTLARFEHEVRFYLAYRSFIDRFTKAGLAFSYPDVTSEAGAVYVEDAFDLALAIKSIDDGKPVVCNDFRLSDGERIFVVTGPNQGGKTTFARTIGQCAYLASLGCPIPASRARFMLPDRIYTHFERQETLATLHGKLDDELVRIHDILSRATDASIIVMNESFSSTTANDALLIGTEVLERIIRLGCVAVYVTFLDELASLAPACVSMVGGVAEDDPTRRTFKFTRRRADGLAYAAALADKYGLNHDVLQRRISR
- a CDS encoding PE family protein; translation: MSFVTAQPEALTAAAGSLAGIGSAMSAENGAAAAPTTGVVPAAADEVSALTAAQFAAQGHLYQAVSAQAAAIHEMFVSTLGTSAGSYAATEAANAIATG
- a CDS encoding WXG100 family type VII secretion target; its protein translation is MPTRFMTDPHAMRDMAGRFDVHAQTVEDEARKMWASSQNIAGAGWSGTAQATSYDTMGQMNTAFRNIVNMLHGVRDGLIRDAGNYEAQEQTSQQILSS
- a CDS encoding WXG100 family type VII secretion target codes for the protein MTINYQFGDVDAHGALIRAQAASLEAEHQAIIRDVLAAGDFWGGAGSTACQEFITQLGRNFQVIYEQANAHGQKVQTAGSNMASTDSAVGSSWA
- a CDS encoding MutS-related protein, producing MKVRLLHPDRHITFEPQLPWQLQDLIDDDLELSRLYDAMAAGDPFLLETAKKVVPVNVTDPDVIVYRQQVLADCLANRAVVQQMYDVAVDGVEVRRKVFLGGLMARHPEAILRRSVRVLEFLTENLKQLRSLCDQHGDQFRSAGFRQLLAMVGEQLSDDYRSQLDEHLSELQLPRGVLLSAQLGLGNKGERHILHQPPKRSWWEKLTGNLNDSYGFVIADRDEAGAQALTELAGRAMNDVANAVAQSADHVQGFFGRLRTELAFYLGCLNLHTWLNEFGVPTCFPVPTPIESPQFECRDLRDVGLCLASAKKVIGNDIDADGKSLIVITGANEGGKSTFLRSLGAAQVMMQAGMFVTAQSLTANVRNGVFTHFKREEDAGLTHGKLDEELARMSAIADHLGSTSLLLCNESFASTNEREGSQIARGVIHAMTERGVKVVYVTHLYDLAHSLYVRHNPADLFLRAERRPNGARTFRLTPAEPEPTSYGEDSFRRVFGMSAQTAAQPVRSH
- a CDS encoding NUDIX hydrolase, whose product is MTSAEDSLVELRCAVAVVRGDAVLLIEPPDRGDWVLPGGRPHPHEGMVSCARRETREETGLDVFPNRCGLVLEVNDRLRDRRIVELVFVAEEFDAASQVAGEAGRRPAWVSWDELKTITLHPPIAGFLPDLRRGGYARYLGNMWRPEPGDS
- a CDS encoding cation diffusion facilitator family transporter, whose translation is MTHPDEAARRSLLWRGFALEYATLAWNVVGVVVLAVAAIEAKSVALAGFGLDSLIEIGASLVVIWELSGTGEARQRFALRLIGAGFGALAAYLLVQSTMVLVTGFHPDHSSLGIGWTAITAVAMFAFAFGKTRTGAVLGNPVLAAEGRVTLIDGLLAAAVLLGLLLNSVIGWWWADPLAGYVLVLYALREIREIFFTPMPAHD
- a CDS encoding histidine phosphatase family protein, translating into MTTGATRVYLARHGRTALNAEGRLRGLSDPPLDEVGIAEVARLAEVLAGKRPTVVVSSPLQRAVATAEAIGRAAGVPVTIDARLNDRDYGPMTGLRRDAVECQYGSVDSAPGVEPLTALADRARRAFFELVAEHGPGPVVMVSHDAFNRALLSQLDPTLDHVPQRTACWNQLSLVGGRWRVDAYDCTPD
- a CDS encoding PPE family protein: MLDFGVLPPEINSARMYSGPGSGPMMAAAAAWHALAAQLSASAAAYGSVVSELTGTGWSGPASLAMAAAAAPYVAWLHNAAAQAEQTGAQAMAAAAAYELAFAMTVPPPVIAANRSLLMTLVATNFFGQNAPAIAATEAHYAEMWLQDAAAMYGYAGSSAAASQLPPFTPPQPTTDPAGLAAQSGAVAHAVGNAAGTQSTTVPQLLSTMAAPLQAPAPLQAPAPLQAPAPPTGISPLFLVGTAERIPNVINTALSFTNAATSARGISILNARLAFQEAQDAEKSAAARLVSSSPVRLGGAAVPAVSAGMGRATMVGSLSAPPTWATAAPEIRTVALTLPESGITAAPAATTGMPPVPGSTFSQSMLGMLSPHGFDGPREKSKPVIVRSPAAG
- a CDS encoding universal stress protein, with product MALVVGYDRHPAGRAALVFAGELAGALNVPLHVVHVVNGRGADFDAERQRVADALGAADLQWTYHQIRGDPAEVLVQVADEHSASMLVVGRPQHGPEAALGHVVTGSVARNVLRHSRRPVVVVPEYGGPT
- the narI gene encoding respiratory nitrate reductase subunit gamma, giving the protein METTTTWNIWWWVILPYIALVVFVVGHIWRWRYDQFGWTSRSTQLQERRLLKWGSPLFHYATFAAIAGHVLGILVPKEFTDWLGIPETWYQDFSAVAGSTAAVGILIGAGILTFRRTAIPRVRATTSAVDYLALILLGIIVLLGIFLTLGIEDTSHYEYRNTVGVWFRSLFALHPNVKAITSAPWLYQLHAVASWAIFLVWPFSRLVHA
- a CDS encoding PPE family protein, which encodes MDFGALPPEINSARIYSGPGSGLMLAAAAAWSQLAHELNSSAAAYGSVISGLTTSGWQGPSSTMMASAIAPYVTWMRSTAAQAEQTSLQAQNAASAYQSAFAMTVPPPLIAANRTQLMSLISGNFFGQNSPAIAATEAEYDRMWAQDAGAMYGYAASSATASKLAPFADPPRTTDPAGVAAQTAAAAQAASSPSQTATSQLLAQLPMAMQQLAAPAQAPAPPALPTPTDLLLQIPSITSATASVSSSSFSGASIATTNRAIAINAMRDEAQGIGPFLAGSTGPSAPAVPVNAGGSMVSAGMGRASLVGTLSVPQTWAATATLPTSSASALPVASTAAAPAVSTTMSPGMFGEALLGTLAGRGVSNVAAKLRTNSVVPRSPAAG